A region of Streptomyces sp. TG1A-60 DNA encodes the following proteins:
- a CDS encoding RNase adapter RapZ, with protein sequence MHPIRLISFGYLHLPTGPDGSPVPPAADRIEDVRDRLRDPAAAREILDLDGFHPSVQDVVLNTPGARELLDNLADYATLPAGPRRIAIGCAGGKHRASGLTELLARALRDRGRQVEVEHLHVHLPRVLTTPTASPAHTNPEQEPTR encoded by the coding sequence TTGCACCCGATCCGCCTGATCTCGTTCGGCTACCTGCACCTGCCCACCGGCCCGGACGGCAGCCCCGTCCCGCCCGCCGCCGACCGGATCGAAGACGTCCGCGACCGGCTCCGCGACCCGGCCGCCGCCCGCGAAATCCTCGACCTGGACGGCTTCCACCCCAGTGTTCAGGACGTCGTCCTGAACACCCCCGGAGCCCGCGAGCTGCTCGACAACCTCGCCGACTACGCGACCCTTCCCGCCGGTCCCCGCCGCATTGCCATCGGATGCGCAGGCGGCAAGCACCGTGCAAGTGGTCTCACCGAACTCCTTGCCCGAGCACTCCGCGACCGCGGCCGCCAGGTCGAAGTCGAGCACCTCCACGTCCACCTGCCACGCGTGCTGACAACGCCTACCGCCAGCCCCGCCCACACCAACCCCGAGCAGGAGCCCACCCGATGA